The genomic DNA TAAAGCTACCATAACCTATGGTCACGTGAATAACTGCAAACTGAAGTTAGAGTTGGTCGCGATGGCATGAACGAAGAATAGTTCTTGGAACAAGCTTAAACCTAGCGCTAACCTAACgagataaacaaaacaacaaaatctaCACTGCGCAGCTCGCACTCAAAACTTCAACAAAACGCTTTCCGTCTTGGAGTACACGTTCCAATCCTTCTTCCGTGCGTTATCGTACACGTAGTGGAGCGCCATGGCCGATTGCGTCCCGGACACGATCAGCTCCAGCTTCTTTTCCTTGTCGAGCGTGTTGCTGAGCGAGGTGTAGTACGCCACACCTTGCGGCGACAGTATGGAGGAGAAGTGTGTCCTTACGTGTGTGTTCAGCTCGGTCTCCACGTCGAACGTTTGATCGCAGTACTCGCAGAGAAAGATCGACCTCAGCTGCTCATCGTCAGCGTCCGTGGATTCGGGTGTCCGAACGCGTTGCTTCGATTTCTTACGCTTCCTGTTGATCGTAAGCTCCGGTTCCGCGTGCGGTTGACTGTTGTTGTCCAGCATCTCCACAAAAAACAACTGCTCGCCATTGCTTTCCTTCAGCGTTAACTGGGGCTTGGGGTACTCCTTGCTCTCGGCGAGAAAGATCTGCAGGTTGTCGGTGTTGATGTTGTAGGCCGGCAGATGGACCTCCTCATGCCGTCGGcgctcgtcgtcgtccgcCGTGGTGAACGAGCAGTACGAGCAGTGTTTGCCCCCAGGGGTCCTAGCCGTATGCTTTGCCTCGTGCTCTGAAATATGGCTTTCGTGAAAGAACCGGGCAGGACAGCGTTGACAGTAATACATGGTGGTTGGAACGGGATCGAGCAGTCCCGATTGATCGAAGCTGCTGCCCGGCACGCCGCTCTCACGCATGTGCTGTTCCAGATGTTCGGTCAACTGCTCCATCGATTCCGCACGGAACTGGCAGGAAATACATTCGAGCTGCTCGCTTGGCACTGCTGGTGCCACCGTTCCACTGTCCACTAGCACCGTGGAAGGCATAATGCTGCCGCTGAAGTTGATCATATCTGCCGGATCCTTGTCGAAAATTTCCACGATCGGTTCGAGCGTGTTGGGCGGACATCCGACGTCATCCATGCTGAAGGGTGCGAGTGGTGGAGGTATGGTGGAAGTCACCAAAGCCTCGATCGATTTGCGCGAGTGATCGGTGGGGATAATTGATGCGTGGAGCACATCCTCGATCACGTACACGGAATGttggttcggtttgttttgattccgttgctgctgctgaccgtCACCGTCCAGCGGGTCATCCCTTTCCGAGTTGACATGCTCAATAAAAACGTGCCCGTTGTGCTTCAGCCGACAGTGTCTCTGTGGAAAGAAGGGAAATTAACGGAGTTAATACGTATACCTACGATCCACTTTTGCTAGCTAGTATTAGACTGCACACGCTAAACGCTAGAGAAGGAAACCGATCATAGTAAgccaaagagagagaaagcgccATCCATCCAATCCCAACCAACCATATTAGCAGCCTACTTTGATCTACATGCACCAACATTAAGGATtttttcacacaaacacacactagAATCTCTATACCTGTATAACGTGTTTCCAGTTAGAAACCTGATGGCAATGGCCACAACGGTAAGGTGCGTTATGGCGCCAGGTAGTGGGCATCGCCATCCTTTGCGAGCTGATACCGTCACCATCGCCGGTtctatcaccaccaccaccgacttCCGGCGGGTTCGTTTTATCTCCAGCACCGCTAGCATTAGTTAGTAGTGGGGTTCCATTAGTAGTGGTACTATCGTTGCTAGTGTTAGCTGCACTTTTACTAAGGCTACAATGGTTCGAAACCGGTGGCGTCGGTGTACTGGAGGGTGTGGTAATATTATTCGCCGTACTGTGGTTCTTCGGctgttgtggttgtggtgtATTGCTGTGTCTTTCCTGGTCCATTGCATCTTCTAGCTGTTGTAGGGTCGTATTGACTCCAGTGTGTGAGTTGGTCACATGCTGTAAAAGCTCCTCCTTGGATGAAGTCCTGCAATAAGAGAACGGGAGATATAGAATATTTACTTCTAGCGGACTGTAGCTAGCTTACCTATAATCGCAGAATTGACATTTCAAGTGACCGTTTTCCGACGGCTCATCGCTCATCTGTTTATCCTCTAGCAGCAGATTGAATCCCGGTATGTTGGCCAGCGCCTTTAAATCAATGTTGTACGCACTGCACGCCGTCATCAACTCCGACATGCTACTTTCGGCCAACGTTTTCTGATAGCTCGTCGATTCCTTCGCACTATTGTCCGTAATTTGCATCAGCGTGATGTACTTATTGTATTTGGTGTAGTTCCTTCGTCCCGTCTCGTCGTTCATCAGCACACCGGCATTTTTGTGGCTCGGATCGCGGATCGTCTTCAGCCGGATGTGTTTCGTGATGTCCCAGCGCCAGTTCGAACGGTACGAGCATAGGGAACACTCGAACGGTTTCTTGTTGAGATGGCCCACAATGTGCACGTGAAAGCGGGAGGCTGTCGAGGCCCAGAATGAACAGTGCGGACATTTGAACACTTTCTTCATCACACCAGTCGCGTTCGGATCGCTGGTTGCAAGCTTGCTCGTCACTTCGCCGTAGCCGGGCGCTGTCTCAATGCCACAGTACGTTTCCGATTTGCCCTCGAGAATCTCCACATCGTCATCTTCCTTGGAGGCGCTCGATTGACTCTTCCCATCCAGCTCACTGCCACCAGCACGTGGCGTAGAATCTCCACTAAACATGTTCGCTTCCAGCAAGCTTTTCCACATCTCGTTCGAAGCACTGTCCGATGCGTCGCTTTGTGGGAAAATGTTTTGGCTCGAATCATCGATCGATTTCTGCAACAAGGACGTTATCAGATCTTCCTTGTGTGACGTCGCGATGTGGTTCGCCAGATCGATCGTAGACTCGAAGCTAAGCTCACAAAATGTACACTTTGTCTGGGGTGACGGTAAGCGCACTGGGGATGTAGGTGTGTCGGATGACTTTGATGCACTATCTGCCCGAGGCATCAGCATAGACATCGGCACTGGTTTGAGTAGCTCCTTTTCCGGTCTGGTTGGAACAGGTGTAGACGGGGCCAACGGAATCAGGTTGGGAATTGGTCGGGGACGCTTTCTAGCCACGGTTTCACTTTCTTCCGAAGACTTCCGCACGTTTTTCTCCATTTCTAGACTCCGGTTTGCGGTCTAGAAAACATATGGACATATTAATAGAATGCAATTaaccttttaaaaaaatggttggTAGTACCTGCTCTGGGGATTTTAGAATACTTGATAAACTGTCCGTTTCGGACTTGATTGCTGGATTCAATAGACCGAGTACTGTGGACAATGAAAAGAATTAATAAACTGTCAACAGCAGGAACGTGAAAACAGCTTACTAGATGAACTCCAAGCCGACGGTTCGATGGTGTTCAACAACGATGGCAACAAGGATGCAACAAGTTGCTGTGCGTATGCGCTTCCGAGCGCATCCAAAATCTTCGCGTCAATCGATCCAGCGGAACAAAGGTCCTCGCCCTGGTGTCTCTGCTGTTTGGGACTCTCTTTTTTAATCACTTTCCTATCACTTTTGCCTGGTGACGCTGTTTTATGAGGTTCCGCCGACACACCGTGCACCATTCTTATGTGCCGTGCCAGCTTTTGGTAGTGTCGCGACGCGTACAGACATCGTTTGCACTCGTACACACTAATCTTCTCACCGTGCGTATCGCGTAGATGCGTGAGATAGCAGCGAGGGTTCTGGGTGAAGTAGTTGCAGCTGCCACACGAGTAGTTGCGCTTTATTTTACACTGTGGCAGTACCAAGGATGCTCCGGACTGCTTGCTCGAGACCAAGTGGGCGGCAGGTTCGGTATCGCACGGCGGGAGTAGAGGAGCGTTATCGGAACCTTGGCTATCACCAGCACCATCGATAAGTGGCGAATGATCGGGTTCGGATAGGTCTTGGTGTGGTTCGGTTTTGATGCGTTCGTTTAATAAGACCAGCTGCTCAGCACCGCTGACCGCTTGCCGCACTTTTCGTTTGCCCCCGGAGCGTCGTACCATGGAGGGTACTTCCATGCTGGTGTGAAATCGGGAAGTTGTCCTGGAAAAGAAAGACCAGGGCA from Anopheles stephensi strain Indian chromosome 2, UCI_ANSTEP_V1.0, whole genome shotgun sequence includes the following:
- the LOC118505156 gene encoding uncharacterized protein LOC118505156 translates to MEVPSMVRRSGGKRKVRQAVSGAEQLVLLNERIKTEPHQDLSEPDHSPLIDGAGDSQGSDNAPLLPPCDTEPAAHLVSSKQSGASLVLPQCKIKRNYSCGSCNYFTQNPRCYLTHLRDTHGEKISVYECKRCLYASRHYQKLARHIRMVHGVSAEPHKTASPGKSDRKVIKKESPKQQRHQGEDLCSAGSIDAKILDALGSAYAQQLVASLLPSLLNTIEPSAWSSSILGLLNPAIKSETDSLSSILKSPEQTANRSLEMEKNVRKSSEESETVARKRPRPIPNLIPLAPSTPVPTRPEKELLKPVPMSMLMPRADSASKSSDTPTSPVRLPSPQTKCTFCELSFESTIDLANHIATSHKEDLITSLLQKSIDDSSQNIFPQSDASDSASNEMWKSLLEANMFSGDSTPRAGGSELDGKSQSSASKEDDDVEILEGKSETYCGIETAPGYGEVTSKLATSDPNATGVMKKVFKCPHCSFWASTASRFHVHIVGHLNKKPFECSLCSYRSNWRWDITKHIRLKTIRDPSHKNAGVLMNDETGRRNYTKYNKYITLMQITDNSAKESTSYQKTLAESSMSELMTACSAYNIDLKALANIPGFNLLLEDKQMSDEPSENGHLKCQFCDYRTSSKEELLQHVTNSHTGVNTTLQQLEDAMDQERHSNTPQPQQPKNHSTANNITTPSSTPTPPVSNHCSLSKSAANTSNDSTTTNGTPLLTNASGAGDKTNPPEVGGGGDRTGDGDGISSQRMAMPTTWRHNAPYRCGHCHQVSNWKHVIQRHCRLKHNGHVFIEHVNSERDDPLDGDGQQQQRNQNKPNQHSVYVIEDVLHASIIPTDHSRKSIEALVTSTIPPPLAPFSMDDVGCPPNTLEPIVEIFDKDPADMINFSGSIMPSTVLVDSGTVAPAVPSEQLECISCQFRAESMEQLTEHLEQHMRESGVPGSSFDQSGLLDPVPTTMYYCQRCPARFFHESHISEHEAKHTARTPGGKHCSYCSFTTADDDERRRHEEVHLPAYNINTDNLQIFLAESKEYPKPQLTLKESNGEQLFFVEMLDNNSQPHAEPELTINRKRKKSKQRVRTPESTDADDEQLRSIFLCEYCDQTFDVETELNTHVRTHFSSILSPQGVAYYTSLSNTLDKEKKLELIVSGTQSAMALHYVYDNARKKDWNVYSKTESVLLKF